One genomic segment of Candidatus Nitrosocosmicus arcticus includes these proteins:
- a CDS encoding LLM class flavin-dependent oxidoreductase, producing MKFIGYWASQEQYSMQDLFKFVLEAERGGFTTTMTSDHFHPWHHDGGFGNFTWVWLAAAAEKTKSMKFVTGVTAPVFRYNPAIIAQAFASIDVLYPGRIALGIGTGEAMNEVSVGFDWPSPKIRLDRTIEALLIIKKLWNKVEIGQQQMNNESYSNSNSLSGNDFITFKGQYFKTNDAKLYTPPSSENIPLYMAASGSEAIHAAAYYTDGLITISKPEQAKKVFDRFDKAAREAGKDPLELEKIGKPKISYSEDYDKAFKSSDFWRATEIEDVFNTEINNPMKLQQKAEQEVSDEKLKKSTLIVTSIEDLIKPLEEYFDAGFTQIYLQSTSPDEVEFVQKFCNKVLPYFRDRQ from the coding sequence ATGAAATTCATTGGATACTGGGCTTCTCAAGAGCAATACTCTATGCAGGATTTATTTAAATTCGTACTAGAAGCTGAAAGAGGGGGATTCACTACGACCATGACAAGTGATCACTTTCATCCTTGGCATCATGATGGCGGATTTGGAAATTTTACCTGGGTGTGGTTGGCGGCTGCTGCCGAAAAGACAAAAAGTATGAAGTTTGTTACTGGAGTCACCGCTCCAGTATTCAGATACAATCCGGCAATTATAGCCCAGGCCTTTGCCTCTATCGATGTGTTGTATCCGGGACGAATTGCTCTTGGAATAGGAACTGGAGAAGCTATGAACGAAGTTTCTGTGGGTTTTGATTGGCCTTCCCCAAAAATCAGGTTAGACAGAACCATTGAAGCATTACTAATAATAAAGAAATTATGGAACAAAGTTGAAATTGGCCAACAACAAATGAATAATGAATCCTATTCTAATTCTAATAGTTTATCAGGTAACGATTTTATTACATTTAAAGGACAATATTTTAAAACAAATGATGCTAAACTTTATACTCCTCCTTCTTCTGAAAACATTCCTTTGTATATGGCTGCTTCGGGTTCGGAGGCGATCCATGCAGCTGCATATTATACAGATGGTTTAATAACAATTTCAAAACCAGAACAAGCCAAGAAAGTATTCGATAGATTTGATAAGGCTGCTCGGGAAGCAGGCAAAGATCCTTTGGAACTTGAAAAAATAGGCAAACCCAAAATATCATATTCTGAAGACTATGACAAAGCATTCAAATCTTCAGATTTTTGGAGAGCTACAGAGATAGAGGATGTATTTAATACTGAAATTAACAATCCTATGAAATTGCAGCAAAAAGCAGAGCAAGAGGTTTCTGATGAAAAATTAAAAAAATCTACTTTAATAGTCACCTCAATAGAAGATTTGATAAAACCTCTAGAAGAGTATTTTGATGCAGGTTTTACACAAATTTATTTACAGAGTACTAGTCCTGATGAAGTAGAATTTGTACAAAAATTTTGTAATAAGGTACTGCCTTATTTTCGTGACAGGCAATGA
- a CDS encoding DEAD/DEAH box helicase family protein: MNHKFNHLNKDTEIVGKGSEIDLGVLSSTQTFPPSITSLNFPFDLKEDQIAAVDAWMANNNRGTILYSTGTGKTEIAFECAKRLAGRHISPKNMESLSNVDELNNNDLILKNKHKDISVPKQIEIAADTNREKDVAPYSFFNVLFLVPRISLIDQTVNRLISYGIPKEKVGVYFGERKEKKEIMICTYHSVIRNPLLIRRSSMVIFDEVHLIRDTSKSFIKIFDIVVEDPKKAILGLTATLDERDFKNSTILAVLPPVIKYTIKKAVIDKRLAKPVVIPIKVSLTESEQKEYDVYSTKIKNISNKFKRYDVSSMTNLLKKGGFASGMAKAWFANIRKRKLLLSYAENKLSEAANIIQNKFPDEKIMVFSETIESIERLRDILEIRGMESKIIDANVKTIERQRILNNWGKTFNVLLSVHTLEIGYDVPQVRIELILATTSNINQIVQRIGRVLRKHEGKNIALIYVVYVPDTKDDNVIEVVKKAVTAENEEINIIQKQRSKKKRSNSTVAEKTLPSPLPSSIQAHKIQQSQSLGQTSVIPLSDKSKKRRKETTNEKVTEKENVDKRILKAYDIVESTLSKESLIVESNFKTINIKDGTVPDLVKESLESELGLYKVKSSMDRGKIYLVNLEKQSCTCNDFIYRHVKCKHILATEIISPKYSIKN; encoded by the coding sequence ATGAATCATAAATTTAATCATCTTAACAAAGATACAGAAATTGTTGGAAAAGGGTCTGAAATCGATCTGGGGGTCTTATCGTCTACACAAACTTTTCCGCCATCTATTACCTCATTGAATTTTCCTTTCGATTTAAAGGAGGACCAAATAGCAGCAGTAGATGCATGGATGGCAAACAATAACAGGGGAACTATTCTCTACAGTACAGGAACAGGAAAAACTGAGATAGCGTTTGAATGTGCAAAAAGGTTAGCGGGTCGCCATATATCACCTAAAAACATGGAATCACTTTCAAATGTGGATGAGTTAAATAATAATGATTTGATTTTGAAAAATAAACATAAGGATATTTCTGTTCCTAAACAGATTGAAATTGCTGCAGATACCAATAGGGAAAAAGATGTCGCCCCATATTCATTCTTCAATGTTTTATTTCTAGTACCCAGAATATCATTAATAGATCAAACTGTAAATAGACTAATTTCATATGGCATCCCAAAGGAGAAAGTTGGAGTATATTTTGGGGAACGCAAAGAAAAAAAGGAGATAATGATATGCACATACCATAGTGTAATAAGAAATCCACTATTGATTAGGCGTTCTAGTATGGTAATATTTGATGAAGTGCATTTGATAAGAGACACTTCAAAATCTTTCATCAAAATTTTTGACATTGTAGTTGAAGACCCAAAAAAGGCCATTCTAGGTCTTACGGCGACTTTGGATGAGCGGGATTTTAAAAACAGTACAATACTGGCAGTTTTACCGCCAGTAATAAAATACACTATTAAAAAAGCAGTTATAGATAAAAGGCTAGCCAAACCGGTAGTAATTCCAATAAAAGTTTCTCTGACAGAAAGTGAACAGAAAGAATACGATGTCTATTCCACGAAGATAAAGAATATTTCAAATAAATTCAAAAGATATGATGTCAGTTCAATGACCAATCTGTTGAAAAAAGGTGGATTTGCAAGCGGAATGGCGAAAGCTTGGTTTGCAAACATTCGAAAGAGGAAGTTGTTGTTAAGCTATGCTGAAAATAAATTATCTGAAGCAGCAAATATAATTCAAAATAAATTTCCAGATGAAAAAATAATGGTATTTAGTGAAACAATAGAATCTATTGAAAGGTTGAGGGATATCTTGGAGATTAGAGGAATGGAATCTAAAATAATTGATGCCAATGTAAAGACAATAGAAAGACAAAGGATTCTAAATAATTGGGGTAAGACTTTTAACGTTCTACTATCGGTACATACTTTGGAAATAGGTTATGATGTTCCTCAAGTCAGGATAGAACTTATCCTGGCTACTACATCTAATATAAACCAAATAGTTCAAAGAATAGGCAGAGTACTTCGAAAGCATGAGGGCAAAAATATAGCTTTAATTTATGTGGTATATGTTCCTGACACGAAGGATGATAATGTAATCGAAGTAGTTAAAAAAGCCGTGACAGCCGAGAATGAAGAAATCAATATTATTCAGAAACAAAGATCTAAGAAGAAACGATCTAATAGTACGGTGGCTGAAAAAACATTACCGTCACCCTTGCCTTCGTCAATACAGGCTCATAAGATACAACAGTCTCAATCACTTGGACAAACATCCGTTATACCACTATCAGACAAATCTAAGAAAAGACGAAAAGAAACTACAAATGAAAAAGTTACTGAAAAAGAAAATGTTGATAAAAGAATCCTCAAAGCATATGATATTGTGGAGTCAACTCTAAGTAAAGAATCTCTAATAGTTGAATCGAATTTCAAAACGATTAATATAAAGGATGGAACTGTGCCGGATCTTGTTAAGGAAAGTTTGGAGTCTGAGCTGGGCTTATACAAGGTAAAGAGCTCCATGGATAGAGGAAAAATTTATCTTGTGAACTTGGAAAAACAGAGTTGTACTTGTAATGATTTTATTTATAGACATGTAAAATGCAAACATATTCTAGCAACAGAAATCATTTCACCTAAATATAGTA